The nucleotide window AAGGCCATCGAGGTGGCGCACGAGCTGTCGAAGTCGCCCAACACCAAGATCGTCGTGCTGGGCGACAAGTCGGGGCTGCCGATCATCCTGAGCGACCACACCGGCAAATAGCGGCGGGCCCTCCCGATGTAAAGTGGAGGGCCGTATGCGTCTGGGCGCGTTTCGGCATCGCGACTTCCGGCTGTTCTGGTTCGGGCAGCTGGTGTCCCTGATCGGAACGTGGATGCAGTCGGTGGGGCAGGCGTGGCTGGTGCTGGAGCTGACGCATTCGCCCCTCTCCCTCGGCGTGGTGAACGCCCTCCAGTTCGCCCCGGTGCTGCTGCTCTCGCCGGTGGGCGGCGCGCTCAGCGACCGCACGAGCAAGCGCAACATCCTGCTGATCACCCAGGCCGTGATGATGATCCAGGCGCTGGTGCTGGCCGTGCTGGTGCGCTACGGTCACGCGCGCTACTGGCACGTCGCGCTGCTGGCCGCGATCTACGGGCTCGGGCGCGCCGTCGACATCCCGGCGCGTCAGGCCTTCATCACCGACCTGGTCGGCCGCAACGACCTGGCGAACGCGGTGGCGCTGAACTCCATGGTGTTCAACGGCGCGCGCATCGTGGGGCCCAGCGTGGCCGGCCTCCTGATCGCGCGCTTCGACGTGGCGGTGGCGTTCTACCTGAACGCGCTCTCCTTCGTCGCGGTGCTGGTGGCGCTGCTCGCCATGCGCACGCAGGGCGACCCGGACCCCGCGGGCCAGCTCGGCCTGCGCCAGGGCGTGCTGGGCGCGGTCAGCTACGCGACGAGCACGCCGGCGGTGGGCTTTATCCTCTCCCTGCTGGTGGTGGTGAGCCTGCTCGGGCTGAACTTCAACACCGTGGTGCCGCTGATCGCGCGCGACGTGCTGCACCAGGGCGCGCAGGGCTTCGGCTATCTCATGTCGGCGCTGGGCGGGGGCGCCCTCGTGGGGGCGGCGGGGCTCGCGCTCGGGCGCAAGGATCGCCCGCCGCTGGCGTTCCTGTCCGGGTCGGCCGCCGTCCTCTGCGCGGGCGTCGCGGCGCTCGGTCTGGTCGTGCACTTCCCGGCGGCGATGGCGGTGCTGGCCGTGCTGGGGATGCTCCAGATCTATTTCACGACCTCGGCCAACACGTCGCTGCAGCTCATCACGCCGCCGGCCCTGCGCGGGCGCGTGATGGGCCTCTACGCGATGGCCTTCGCGGGGGTGACGCCGTTCGGCTCGCTGCTGGTGGGCACGCTCGCCGAGCATCTGGGCGTGCGGGTGGCCTGCGCGATCGGCGGGAGCATGGGTGCGCTCGCCGTGATCTCGATCGCGCTCCTCTCGCGGCGCCGCCTCGCGCCGTCGATCCCGCCGACGCCGCCGGGCCCGGCGGTGCCGCCGGCGCCGACCGTCTAGTCGCGCGGCTACGCGGGCATCCCCGCCGCGGCCAGCGCGCGGCGCCGTACCACGCCCGGATACCAGCGGCTGAACCACACCGCGATCACGAAGGCCGCGACCGAGCCCGCCACGTCCGCCCAGAGCGGTACCGCGGGCACCCACTCCGCGAGGGCGTCGGCGGCCACGAGGGCGGCGAAGGCGCCCGCCCACACCCAGGAGATGGCGCGGTTGGCCGCCAAGAAGACGGGCATCGCCCAGTATTGCTCCGGCACGGTCTCGCGCGCGTACTGGAGCGTGAACGGCAGGCGGATCGCGAGCGAGACGAGTACGATGGCGAGCAGACCCAGATCGACGGCGAGGCGCACCGTGGCCACCGTCCACGCGGGTCTCGCCAGCCACGTATAGGCGAGCAGGAAGCCGAAGAGGATCAGGCTCCCGATCTCGAGGATCTTCACGGACCGGCCGCTCACGCGCTCGTGCACGCAGAGGATCGCCGAGACCGCGAAGGCCGCGACGAAGCCGGCGACGGGGGAGTGCAGGCGCATCAGCGCGAAGAAGACCGCGAAGGGCGTGAGGCTCAGGAGAATGCTCATGGCTTGGGACTCCTCCTGTGTCCCGCGGGGCGAGCGGCCACCCGCTCCGGTGCCGGCGCCGCCCCCGAGCGGGCGCCCGCCACCAGGAGGCGCATGGCCTCGCGCTGAATGGTTCGGAAGTCGGGCTTGTCGGGGAGCTTGCCGGCCAGGTGCAGCACGATGAGGCCGTGCATCGCGGCCCAGAAGACATGGCCCATGACCACGGGGTCGCCCGCGAAGACGCCGGCCTCCACGAGCTTCACCAGGGCGGCGCTCATGAGGTGTCGCGCCCGCGTGGTGGCGCGCACCAGCTCGGGGTAGCGGTCGGGATGCGGCTGGGCGAGGTCGAACATCAGGCGATAGGCCTCGGGCTCCTTGAGCGCGAAGCGGATGTAGGCCTCGCCGACGCCCTCGCCCTGCGCGCGAAGATCGTCGCCCGCCTTCACGATGGCGGCCTCGAGGGCATCCGCGAAGCGGTCGAAGGCGGCGGCGCGCACCGCGGCGAGGATGTCGTCCTTGTCGCGGAAGTAGCGGTACGGCGTCATGGGGCTACAGCCGAGCGCGGTGGCGAGCTGGCGCATGCTCACGCCGTCGCGCCCCTGGGTGGCGAAGCGGTGCTGCGCCACCTTGCAGAGGCGCGTGCGAAAGGCGTCGACCTCCGCGGGCGAGAGATTCTTCGGCACGCTCAAGCGTCCGGCGGCACCGCGCGCGGGAACTCGCGGACGAACTTCAGGAAGCGCGCGAGGTGCCGGTCGGAGGCGACCAGCGTGCGGGGGTGGAAGCGGATGGTGTCGAGCACGGGCCCGTCCTCGGCGATCAGGCGCTGGACGAAGCCGCGCAGGCTCTCGAGCGTGGCGGTGGCCTTCTCGCGGCCGCCGTCGCCGGCGCGCACGCCGAAGACGTAAAAGCCCATGCTGCGCCCGTGCGCGATGGGCGCGCCGGAGAAGAGCATGTAGAGGTCCTGCTCCATGAAGTAGAGGTGCTGGGAGAACGTATTGACGCCGGTGATGCGGCCCTCCTGCACGAAGTCGGGCCCGCCCACGCGGTAGTCCATACGATAGTCGCTTACGGTGACCGCGTCCGGATCGAACGCGTCCAGGCCGTGGAGCGTCCGGAGGTGCTGGAAGTCGACGCCGTTGGACGTGGCCACCCACGGATCGGTCGCCCGCGTGCCGCGGAAGTGCGATTCGTAGACCAGCTCACCTTCGTCCGCGCCGGGGATGCCGGGCACGGGGAAGAGCGGCGCCTCGCCGTTGAAGGCCCAGACGAGCCCCCACGCCTCCGCGCTGGGGTAGGTGGGGATGCGCGCGCCGGACGGGATCTTGTCGCCGGCGGGAATGTCCACGCAGCGCCCCGCGCAGTCGAACTTCCAATGGTGGTACGCACAGCGAATTTGTCCGTCCACCACCTGGCCCACGGAGAGGTCGGCGCCCAGGTGCGGGCAGTAGGCGCCCTGGACCACCGCTTGGCCGGCCGGGTCGCGGTAGAGCACGACGCGCGTGCCCAAAAAGTCCCGGCCGAGCGGCCGGCCGGGGACGAGGTCGCGCGCCAGGGCCAGGGGGAACCAGGACTGATGGAAGCCGGCCGCGGCCTCGTCCGCCGGCCGGGGGGGCGCGGGCTGGATCGCGGGGCTGTGCGTCGTGGTCATGGGGGATGCCCTCCTCTTGAATGGACACCGTATATTTACACTGTATAGTCGTCAAGGGAAAGTTTCGGCCGTCCGGACCGCTGTCGCCGAGCCGGCACATTGACCCTCCTGGGGGGCCGCCGATACGATGGCGGCATGGACCGCTTCCAGTACAGCCGCCTGATCGACGAGGGTGTGCTCGACGAGGACGATCCGATCGAGCTGCTGGACGGCCATCTCCTCGTGAAGGAGCCGCAGCATAGCCCTCATCGGACGGCGGTGCTTTTGACGGCGAAGGCGCTGGAGCGCGCGTTCGGTGACGGATGGTTCGTCCAGACGCAGAGCCCGATCATCCTCGACGACCGTTCGGAGCCCGAGCCCGATGTCTGCGTCGTGCGCGGTGCGCCGCGCGACTATGCGCGCGCACACCCGATGCACCCGGCTCTGGTCGTTGAGGTCGCGCAGTCGGCTCTGCGTATCGCCCGCGGACGCAAGGCCGCCGCCTACGCGCGCGCCGGCATCGACGAGTACTGGATCCTGAATCTCGAAGATCGCGTCCTCGAGGTCCGTCGCGCCCCCGCGCCCATGGAAGCGGAATGGCGGTACGCCACCGTCGCCGTCCTCGGCGCCGACGCGATGGTGACACCGCTCGCCGCACCGGCCGCGAGCCTCCGCGTCGGCGACCTTCTGCCCTAGTCGCGGCGTCTTCAGCATCCAGTGGCGGCGCGACGCGCGGCGAGGCAGGATGTAGCGAATGGAAGAGCGGCGGGTGCGCGTCGGGGATTCGAGCTACCTACTGGCGACCGATGGCACGGGCCCGCCCCTTCTCCTCCTCCACGGCTTCCCCCAGACCCGCCACTGCTGGCGCAAGATCCTGCCGCGCCTGGCGGGTAGCTTCACCGTCGTGGCGCCCGACCTCCGCGGCTACGGCGCCACGGTAGCCCCACCCGGCGGCCCCCGCGGCGAGGGCTACAGCAAGCGCGAGATGGCGGCCGAGCTACTGGGCTTGATGAAGCAGCTCGGGTTCGAGCGCTTCGCGGTGGTGGGTCACGACCGGGGCGGGCGCGTGGCCTATCGCATGGCGCTCGACCATCCAGCGCAGGTCGGACGGTTGGTGGTGCTGAACGTCCTCCCCACGGTGGAGCAGTTCGAGCGTATGACGCCCGAGACCGCGCTGGGGTACCTGCCGTGGTTCCTCCTGGCCCAGCCTGCCCCGGTGCCCGAGCGCCTGCTCGGGACCAGCGCCAAGTTCTACGTGCGCCACGTGCTCGAGGAGTGGTGCGGCACGCCGGGGGCGATCCCCCCGAAGGACGCGTCGGTGTACGCGCGCGCCTTCACCCCGGCGGCGATCGAACGCGTGTGCGCGGACTACCGCGCCGCGTTTCACCTGGATCGCCCGCTCGACGCCGCGGACCGCGCCGCCGGCCGCAAGATTCAGTGCCCCACGCTCGTGCTGTGGGGTGAGCGGGAGGACGCGATGGCGGACAGCCCGCTCTCGGTCTGGCGCCGC belongs to Candidatus Methylomirabilota bacterium and includes:
- a CDS encoding MFS transporter, translated to MRLGAFRHRDFRLFWFGQLVSLIGTWMQSVGQAWLVLELTHSPLSLGVVNALQFAPVLLLSPVGGALSDRTSKRNILLITQAVMMIQALVLAVLVRYGHARYWHVALLAAIYGLGRAVDIPARQAFITDLVGRNDLANAVALNSMVFNGARIVGPSVAGLLIARFDVAVAFYLNALSFVAVLVALLAMRTQGDPDPAGQLGLRQGVLGAVSYATSTPAVGFILSLLVVVSLLGLNFNTVVPLIARDVLHQGAQGFGYLMSALGGGALVGAAGLALGRKDRPPLAFLSGSAAVLCAGVAALGLVVHFPAAMAVLAVLGMLQIYFTTSANTSLQLITPPALRGRVMGLYAMAFAGVTPFGSLLVGTLAEHLGVRVACAIGGSMGALAVISIALLSRRRLAPSIPPTPPGPAVPPAPTV
- a CDS encoding TetR/AcrR family transcriptional regulator, producing the protein MPKNLSPAEVDAFRTRLCKVAQHRFATQGRDGVSMRQLATALGCSPMTPYRYFRDKDDILAAVRAAAFDRFADALEAAIVKAGDDLRAQGEGVGEAYIRFALKEPEAYRLMFDLAQPHPDRYPELVRATTRARHLMSAALVKLVEAGVFAGDPVVMGHVFWAAMHGLIVLHLAGKLPDKPDFRTIQREAMRLLVAGARSGAAPAPERVAARPAGHRRSPKP
- a CDS encoding Rieske 2Fe-2S domain-containing protein, giving the protein MTTTHSPAIQPAPPRPADEAAAGFHQSWFPLALARDLVPGRPLGRDFLGTRVVLYRDPAGQAVVQGAYCPHLGADLSVGQVVDGQIRCAYHHWKFDCAGRCVDIPAGDKIPSGARIPTYPSAEAWGLVWAFNGEAPLFPVPGIPGADEGELVYESHFRGTRATDPWVATSNGVDFQHLRTLHGLDAFDPDAVTVSDYRMDYRVGGPDFVQEGRITGVNTFSQHLYFMEQDLYMLFSGAPIAHGRSMGFYVFGVRAGDGGREKATATLESLRGFVQRLIAEDGPVLDTIRFHPRTLVASDRHLARFLKFVREFPRAVPPDA
- a CDS encoding Uma2 family endonuclease yields the protein MDRFQYSRLIDEGVLDEDDPIELLDGHLLVKEPQHSPHRTAVLLTAKALERAFGDGWFVQTQSPIILDDRSEPEPDVCVVRGAPRDYARAHPMHPALVVEVAQSALRIARGRKAAAYARAGIDEYWILNLEDRVLEVRRAPAPMEAEWRYATVAVLGADAMVTPLAAPAASLRVGDLLP
- a CDS encoding alpha/beta hydrolase — translated: MEERRVRVGDSSYLLATDGTGPPLLLLHGFPQTRHCWRKILPRLAGSFTVVAPDLRGYGATVAPPGGPRGEGYSKREMAAELLGLMKQLGFERFAVVGHDRGGRVAYRMALDHPAQVGRLVVLNVLPTVEQFERMTPETALGYLPWFLLAQPAPVPERLLGTSAKFYVRHVLEEWCGTPGAIPPKDASVYARAFTPAAIERVCADYRAAFHLDRPLDAADRAAGRKIQCPTLVLWGEREDAMADSPLSVWRRWAADVRGRALASGHFLPEEAPEAVASALLEFLK